One segment of Ignavibacteria bacterium DNA contains the following:
- a CDS encoding LD-carboxypeptidase: protein MKPLFPPALKKSGTIGIVSPASPQRDKSRLDKGIRYLESLGYNVKLGKYSTSRFGGYLAGTDEERLSDLQTMFSDPQIDAIFCSRGGYGSARLLAGLDTTLIKKNPKILVGFSDITSLQLALWKKCGLVTFSGAMPSVDMAETFDPTSEEQFWRVLTSRKPLGTLKQPWSMNAVQHGDAEGRLLGGNLSVVCSIIGTPYMPSLGGSILALEDVGEESYRIDRLLTQLVYATHRARPAGVAYGFWSQESRPRGSTPHRDVMEILAERIDITRGPILTDLMYGHEPTKLTLPFGVLTRLSSRTKRMSLLESAVQ, encoded by the coding sequence ATGAAACCCCTGTTTCCCCCAGCACTGAAGAAAAGCGGCACGATCGGCATTGTTTCGCCGGCCTCGCCGCAACGCGATAAGTCCAGACTAGACAAGGGGATACGCTATCTTGAAAGTCTTGGCTATAACGTCAAGCTCGGGAAGTATTCCACATCTCGATTTGGCGGATACCTCGCCGGCACGGATGAAGAACGGCTTTCGGACCTTCAAACGATGTTCTCTGATCCACAGATCGACGCGATCTTTTGTTCAAGGGGCGGGTATGGATCCGCACGATTGTTAGCGGGCCTCGATACCACACTCATCAAAAAGAATCCAAAGATCCTTGTTGGATTCAGCGACATCACATCTCTTCAATTGGCTCTTTGGAAGAAGTGTGGTCTTGTCACGTTCAGTGGTGCAATGCCGAGTGTTGACATGGCAGAAACATTCGATCCAACATCCGAAGAGCAATTTTGGCGAGTGCTTACATCACGCAAGCCCCTTGGCACACTCAAACAGCCGTGGTCTATGAATGCGGTTCAACATGGTGATGCTGAAGGCAGACTCCTCGGCGGCAATCTCAGCGTAGTGTGTTCGATCATTGGCACGCCGTACATGCCGTCACTCGGCGGATCGATCCTTGCACTTGAAGACGTAGGCGAAGAATCTTATCGCATCGATCGTTTGCTTACACAACTTGTGTATGCTACACATCGAGCACGTCCCGCCGGAGTGGCCTATGGGTTCTGGTCTCAAGAATCACGCCCACGCGGTTCTACACCACATCGAGATGTGATGGAGATCCTCGCAGAACGAATAGACATTACGCGTGGACCTATCCTGACCGATCTCATGTATGGTCACGAACCAACGAAACTCACGTTGCCATTTGGCGTACTCACGCGCCTGTCTTCGCGGACGAAACGTATGTCGCTCCTCGAGTCCGCAGTTCAATAA
- a CDS encoding S41 family peptidase: MKNRSIRIALLTVTAVVIGIGLGFYVQPAFSGDTVMDQTRKFSDVLSMAVKNYVEDVDTQKLTEAAIKGMLDELDPHSVYISAKEMQKVEEDFRGSFDGIGVEFDIVNDTITVVSPITGGPSEALGIQAGDKIVRINDTTSIKLTREMVPKKLRGPKGTVVKLHIRRAGEKDLLVFDVIRDKIPINSVDAHFMIEGTDIGYVTINRFSATTYDELMSATESLRGQGMKRLLLDLRYNPGGFLDQAFKIADEIVPAGQKLVYTKGRRPEFDEDFWSTGGGSLENLPLVVMINGGSASASEIVSGAVQDLDRGLVVGETSFGKGLVQRQYPLGDGSAFRLTISRYYTPSGRLIQRPYDDKAKYYKGEGREEGDEGDNIEHNADDSTKKRPSFKTIGGRTVYGGGGVTPDYIVKQDTVGFLARKLRAKNVFWETADQVMKNRGKEIRATYGNDLKKYLREFTVTDADMDVMRSFAKAKELEWKDDEYKQDEEYLHLVVKALVGRAVFNNNGYTAVMLTMDKQAKKAMELFPEAKKIARLK; encoded by the coding sequence ATGAAGAACAGATCAATTCGTATCGCTCTCCTCACTGTAACGGCTGTTGTTATTGGAATCGGCTTGGGCTTCTACGTCCAACCCGCGTTCTCCGGCGATACCGTAATGGACCAAACACGCAAGTTCTCGGACGTGCTCTCAATGGCCGTGAAGAACTATGTGGAGGACGTGGATACACAAAAACTCACGGAAGCTGCCATCAAGGGCATGCTTGATGAGCTGGATCCACACTCCGTATACATCTCTGCAAAGGAAATGCAGAAGGTAGAGGAAGACTTCCGTGGCTCATTCGACGGGATCGGCGTTGAGTTCGATATCGTCAATGACACCATAACGGTTGTCTCTCCCATCACGGGCGGGCCAAGCGAAGCTCTCGGCATTCAAGCCGGTGACAAGATCGTTCGTATCAATGACACCACGTCCATCAAGCTTACACGTGAGATGGTGCCGAAGAAACTTCGCGGTCCGAAGGGCACTGTAGTAAAACTTCACATCCGTCGTGCCGGAGAGAAAGATCTCCTGGTGTTTGATGTGATCCGCGATAAGATCCCGATCAACTCGGTCGATGCCCACTTCATGATCGAAGGCACGGACATCGGTTACGTAACGATCAACCGTTTCAGTGCTACAACGTATGATGAGTTGATGAGTGCAACTGAGTCACTACGCGGTCAGGGCATGAAGAGACTGTTGCTCGACCTTCGGTACAATCCGGGTGGCTTCCTCGATCAAGCGTTCAAGATCGCTGACGAGATCGTGCCGGCCGGACAGAAACTCGTCTACACCAAGGGCCGTCGTCCGGAATTTGATGAAGACTTCTGGTCAACCGGCGGTGGTTCATTGGAGAACCTTCCGCTTGTTGTGATGATCAATGGTGGTTCAGCATCAGCGAGTGAGATCGTTTCCGGTGCCGTTCAGGATCTCGACCGTGGTCTTGTTGTAGGTGAGACCTCGTTTGGGAAGGGGCTTGTCCAACGTCAGTACCCGTTGGGAGACGGCTCTGCGTTCCGCCTAACGATCTCTCGGTACTACACGCCATCCGGACGTTTGATCCAACGCCCGTATGATGACAAGGCAAAGTACTACAAGGGCGAGGGCAGAGAAGAAGGAGACGAAGGCGACAACATCGAGCACAATGCAGATGATTCTACAAAGAAGCGCCCAAGCTTTAAGACGATCGGTGGACGCACCGTCTATGGTGGCGGTGGTGTAACGCCGGACTACATCGTCAAGCAAGACACGGTTGGATTCCTTGCTCGCAAGCTTCGTGCAAAGAACGTTTTCTGGGAAACAGCAGACCAAGTGATGAAGAACCGTGGCAAAGAGATCCGCGCCACCTATGGAAACGATCTCAAGAAGTATCTGCGCGAGTTCACCGTAACCGATGCAGATATGGATGTAATGAGATCGTTTGCAAAGGCGAAGGAACTTGAATGGAAGGACGATGAGTACAAGCAGGATGAAGAATATCTTCACTTGGTTGTCAAAGCACTTGTTGGCAGAGCCGTGTTCAATAACAACGGCTATACGGCGGTGATGCTTACGATGGACAAGCAGGCAAAGAAGGCCATGGAATTGTTCCCCGAAGCCAAGAAGATCGCCCGTCTGAAATAA
- a CDS encoding T9SS type A sorting domain-containing protein, translated as MVRGWYHIVGILFCAAISVGAQDTILLPPARISGEINRHEAVAEIFPCDSTVRMRQATQFSVGDEVIMIQMKGARIIETDDSTYGTITDMNGAGCVEFLVVGAITNDRITFTSSWVHPYDPTGSIQLVSVPSYGDASTSGPITAKSWNGTVGGVVVLRTYGELTLFHDIDVSGLGFRGGFPSFPVDVCTPNEWGSYYIFGGGGEKGDGIATIASSQALASRGPYANGGGGGNGGNAGGAGGSNAGNGGHGGDANTFCPQFKDQGGYPGQAVDSLLLKQRVFLGGGGGGGHQNNIQGTAGASGGGIVIIKAYSIRSYGGRILARGNTVVDTAAWEDPTFMQPGDGAGGGGAGGTVLLDVAEGSNQITVDVQGGNGGYVGARYQPNGPGGGGGGGAVIVTKPLPLLNAIVSGGKPGIHISPETADSVRNSPWGATAGTDGRVVEGFAWKFASRKTFTASGGGDICPGDSVTLTAMPGFMLYRWSNGRTEPTIRVGDPGIYSVTVTDSGGCRQTVGGMVVRLDPTLVDVPPILDFGSVDFKRSYSRMLTIRSLDDDTIVVTGVSNAVGFTVADPSIFPVSIAPFGTLDVEIVFYAGEPREYFGSITVDVAKPCALTRTVDLHAQVNPVRIRIFMPDTVAKIGAANMSIPVYATLQPDTVELPNTLLRVSITLNSRMFAPTGVSRGRIVGDIIDMLNNTRTIDVEIDSITIPANTSILTYVVGTVLLTGEERSTLDVVDVEWIRSEQMPIVTIDDGSLAVDPVCFAEGRMIRLLTFTPLTVWPNPANDVVNVSTTLHAQGTYRITITDILGRTLASYSETVTTLGQSRPLSLTFPVSSWEQGTYSVQLVSPLGTEVVSVVVRH; from the coding sequence ATGGTTCGGGGCTGGTACCATATCGTCGGGATCCTCTTTTGCGCTGCCATTTCGGTTGGCGCACAGGATACTATTCTCTTGCCACCGGCCCGGATCTCGGGTGAGATCAATAGACACGAGGCAGTTGCCGAGATATTCCCGTGTGATAGTACGGTAAGGATGCGCCAGGCAACTCAGTTCAGCGTTGGCGATGAAGTGATCATGATCCAGATGAAGGGGGCCCGTATCATCGAAACAGATGATTCCACCTATGGTACGATCACAGACATGAATGGTGCCGGGTGTGTGGAGTTCCTTGTCGTCGGCGCTATCACAAATGACCGCATTACGTTTACATCTTCATGGGTTCACCCCTACGATCCTACGGGCAGTATACAGCTTGTAAGTGTACCTTCATATGGGGATGCTAGCACTTCCGGACCGATCACTGCGAAAAGTTGGAACGGCACTGTTGGTGGCGTCGTGGTGCTACGCACGTACGGCGAACTCACTCTCTTCCACGACATAGATGTTTCTGGTCTGGGGTTCCGCGGAGGTTTCCCGTCCTTCCCGGTTGATGTGTGCACTCCAAATGAATGGGGCTCCTACTACATCTTTGGTGGTGGTGGAGAGAAGGGTGACGGCATCGCAACGATCGCATCGAGTCAGGCATTGGCTAGCCGCGGACCATACGCCAACGGTGGCGGTGGCGGCAACGGTGGTAATGCCGGCGGTGCCGGCGGAAGTAATGCCGGCAACGGCGGTCACGGCGGAGATGCAAATACGTTCTGCCCACAGTTCAAGGATCAAGGGGGCTATCCAGGACAAGCAGTGGACTCCCTTCTTCTGAAGCAACGTGTCTTCCTTGGTGGCGGTGGCGGTGGCGGACACCAGAACAACATTCAAGGAACTGCCGGTGCATCTGGTGGCGGCATCGTTATCATCAAGGCGTACTCGATCAGATCCTACGGTGGCAGAATTCTGGCGCGTGGAAACACGGTAGTGGATACGGCAGCATGGGAAGATCCAACCTTTATGCAACCGGGAGATGGTGCAGGTGGTGGTGGCGCAGGCGGAACGGTTTTACTCGATGTTGCGGAAGGTTCGAATCAGATCACGGTAGATGTCCAAGGCGGTAACGGCGGATACGTAGGTGCTCGATATCAGCCCAATGGACCCGGAGGAGGAGGTGGTGGTGGTGCAGTGATCGTCACAAAGCCACTTCCATTGTTGAACGCCATCGTCAGTGGTGGCAAACCAGGGATCCATATCTCGCCGGAGACGGCCGACAGCGTTCGCAATAGTCCGTGGGGTGCAACGGCAGGAACGGATGGACGAGTAGTTGAAGGGTTTGCGTGGAAGTTTGCATCGCGGAAGACCTTCACTGCTTCGGGCGGTGGTGATATCTGTCCGGGTGACAGTGTGACGTTGACAGCAATGCCTGGCTTTATGCTGTATCGTTGGAGTAACGGCAGAACAGAACCAACCATCCGAGTTGGAGATCCGGGGATCTACAGTGTAACGGTCACCGACAGTGGCGGATGCAGGCAGACCGTGGGCGGTATGGTTGTGAGGCTCGATCCGACGTTGGTTGACGTGCCACCAATTCTCGATTTCGGTAGTGTCGACTTCAAGCGCTCCTACAGCAGAATGTTAACCATCCGCAGTTTGGATGATGATACGATCGTTGTAACAGGTGTGTCGAATGCCGTTGGATTTACTGTGGCAGATCCGTCGATCTTTCCCGTCTCCATCGCCCCTTTTGGAACACTGGATGTTGAGATCGTCTTCTATGCGGGAGAACCGCGTGAGTATTTCGGATCCATTACGGTTGATGTAGCGAAGCCGTGCGCCTTGACGCGCACTGTGGACCTTCATGCGCAGGTTAATCCTGTGCGGATCAGGATCTTTATGCCTGATACCGTTGCGAAGATCGGTGCAGCGAATATGTCGATCCCTGTCTATGCCACTCTTCAACCAGACACAGTTGAACTCCCGAACACACTCCTTCGTGTGAGCATTACACTCAACTCTCGCATGTTCGCACCAACGGGTGTGAGCAGAGGGCGGATCGTAGGTGACATCATCGATATGCTCAACAACACGCGCACGATCGATGTTGAGATAGACTCTATCACTATCCCTGCGAACACATCGATCCTGACATACGTGGTCGGTACTGTATTACTTACCGGCGAGGAGCGGTCAACTCTTGATGTGGTGGATGTGGAATGGATCCGTTCCGAACAAATGCCGATCGTTACCATCGATGATGGATCTCTTGCTGTTGATCCTGTGTGTTTTGCAGAAGGTCGGATGATCCGACTCTTAACGTTTACACCGCTAACTGTATGGCCAAATCCGGCCAATGACGTCGTCAACGTTTCAACCACTTTACACGCACAGGGAACCTACAGGATCACCATCACGGATATCCTTGGGAGAACACTGGCATCGTATTCCGAAACCGTGACTACGCTTGGTCAGTCTCGCCCCCTATCACTGACCTTCCCCGTTTCATCGTGGGAACAGGGAACGTATTCCGTGCAGCTCGTTTCTCCGTTGGGCACAGAGGTGGTTTCGGTTGTGGTCCGCCATTAA
- a CDS encoding IgGFc-binding protein, with translation MRSLLPYVIVMFVLLGTLNISAQQWPDSKGRDFWFSFLPNFHNSEDEIEADPVLQREHQLYIYIGAERPTSGTISWTRSDGTTQTLPFRINDVRQLFSTSVYYRDVELRGVSDNGVGFDFFSSDNESVSPKSFHVVADDDVTVYALNQATLTSDAFLILPTDAVAEDYVVLAYTSDIRYSGIQQQSLDPNSTPSQFAVVATADSTIVDITPSVPTVKNPNMIRQRVILQQGESYLVQADMRIGGKADLTGTLVRASLPVAVFAGHQRTVLPLSFIGTLGSRDCLVEQMNPIRTWGKSAFLTPLARSSDEVAAGYDLFRVVAAFDSTAVIVDGQERTILDAGMVFEDSLVTAREVRTSRPALAAQYKKTSSVGGGGSTRSGDPFMMLVPPAEQFMKSYRFINIQSYTYTVDGNGIIVVDDSIYKEQWMNVVIPTTGIPSLLIDGVSVPQGRFQQIGTTSFSWAQIPLTDGTHEVRSDTTFGIYVYGYGVANSYGYIGGMSFRPLDVNPPALVGENTCNGFEGEFTDSLLADTRITRVGVVPGTEVNATFTVPAFTPPQAVVPFSAALRDIYLDGSLSVEATDAVDQTSRFDIVLPGFTVAPVGSRNAAQPLQRAYVIPIDRERCDSFEIENYGLYAHTVSALRFSGTTTVTSPQAPFTLQPGQRITVRFCRTGTMEQVVIDTLLVGDTCLLRPVLAAQIEEKFDKEGPKVQGEADVCSTRVDVRIDDEVGADLGLREARILDSVLVNCIVELQDSSTLVRTYRIDVLDPYLDAIYGFEAIDSADNITRFIDTIPGFMMSINGDLSPVTTFDMGLQAIGTLTCDTIDLVNQGVQSISLPTVYVQENLFFSTPQQQFSIRIDPLGGGARLIVCFEPLAADTTAVLSDTIEIYQGCLVRKIVVVGRGKGLEYAGISRCNVPVDATTTTLIGGVTVVPQPANEWITLVLSQPAETVEVRLVDISGMTVLQRTWHGAATEAVLLDVAGVPPGAYGCHVITPNGVANTVCVIR, from the coding sequence ATGAGATCCTTGCTACCATACGTGATCGTGATGTTCGTGCTTCTGGGCACACTGAACATCTCTGCCCAGCAATGGCCGGATAGTAAGGGTCGGGACTTCTGGTTCAGCTTCCTCCCGAACTTCCATAACTCGGAAGATGAGATCGAGGCCGACCCTGTGCTCCAACGCGAGCATCAACTCTACATCTACATCGGGGCAGAGCGGCCTACATCGGGTACCATCTCGTGGACGCGCTCCGATGGAACCACGCAGACATTACCGTTCCGAATCAACGACGTGAGGCAACTCTTCTCTACGAGCGTGTATTATCGAGATGTTGAGCTACGTGGTGTATCTGACAATGGGGTGGGGTTCGACTTCTTCTCTTCTGACAACGAATCCGTTTCTCCCAAGAGTTTCCATGTAGTGGCGGACGATGACGTAACAGTCTATGCGCTCAACCAAGCAACGTTAACGAGCGATGCCTTCCTCATTCTGCCAACTGATGCCGTTGCTGAAGACTACGTTGTCCTCGCCTATACGTCGGACATACGATACAGCGGAATACAGCAACAATCGCTTGACCCAAATTCAACCCCGTCTCAGTTCGCCGTTGTAGCAACCGCTGATAGCACCATCGTGGACATCACCCCATCGGTGCCTACGGTGAAGAATCCAAACATGATCCGTCAGCGAGTTATTCTCCAGCAGGGAGAATCATACCTCGTTCAAGCAGACATGCGGATAGGGGGCAAGGCAGATCTCACAGGAACATTGGTTCGTGCATCCCTTCCCGTAGCGGTCTTTGCCGGACATCAACGAACGGTTCTTCCACTCTCGTTCATTGGTACCCTTGGCTCTCGAGACTGTCTTGTTGAACAGATGAATCCTATCCGCACATGGGGTAAAAGCGCATTCCTCACGCCCCTGGCACGATCATCTGACGAAGTAGCGGCAGGCTACGATCTGTTCCGCGTTGTTGCCGCGTTCGATTCCACGGCGGTGATCGTTGATGGCCAGGAGCGAACGATCCTTGATGCCGGGATGGTCTTCGAAGACAGTCTCGTCACAGCCCGTGAAGTTCGCACCTCGCGTCCGGCCCTTGCAGCACAGTACAAGAAAACCTCCAGCGTTGGCGGTGGCGGAAGTACTCGAAGCGGAGATCCGTTCATGATGCTGGTGCCCCCTGCTGAACAGTTCATGAAATCGTACAGATTCATCAACATTCAGTCATACACCTATACTGTTGACGGGAATGGGATCATCGTAGTCGATGATTCGATCTACAAGGAACAGTGGATGAACGTTGTGATTCCAACAACGGGCATTCCCTCGCTTTTGATCGATGGTGTCTCCGTTCCACAAGGAAGATTCCAGCAGATCGGCACTACGTCCTTCTCATGGGCGCAGATCCCGTTGACCGATGGAACACACGAGGTGAGATCGGATACCACGTTCGGTATTTATGTCTACGGTTATGGTGTGGCCAATTCGTATGGATACATCGGTGGAATGTCGTTCCGTCCGCTCGATGTGAATCCACCCGCCCTTGTTGGTGAAAACACATGTAATGGATTCGAAGGGGAGTTCACAGATTCCTTGCTTGCTGATACTCGCATCACACGCGTGGGCGTGGTTCCGGGCACCGAGGTTAATGCAACGTTCACAGTGCCGGCCTTTACACCTCCGCAAGCCGTAGTGCCGTTCAGTGCTGCCTTGCGAGACATCTACCTCGACGGATCGCTCAGTGTTGAAGCCACCGATGCCGTTGATCAAACATCCCGCTTCGATATCGTGCTCCCCGGATTCACCGTAGCACCGGTTGGCAGCCGCAATGCTGCGCAACCGTTACAACGTGCCTATGTGATTCCGATCGATCGTGAACGTTGTGACTCGTTTGAGATCGAGAACTACGGACTCTATGCTCATACGGTCAGTGCCCTGCGATTCTCTGGCACAACAACCGTTACGTCTCCACAAGCCCCCTTCACACTTCAGCCGGGTCAGCGCATCACGGTGCGATTCTGCAGAACCGGCACGATGGAGCAGGTTGTGATCGATACGTTGCTCGTTGGAGACACGTGTTTGCTACGTCCGGTCCTTGCCGCACAGATCGAAGAGAAGTTTGACAAGGAAGGTCCGAAAGTGCAAGGGGAAGCGGACGTCTGCTCTACACGTGTTGATGTTCGGATCGATGATGAGGTGGGTGCTGATCTTGGACTTCGAGAAGCTCGTATCCTCGATAGTGTTCTGGTCAACTGTATCGTAGAGCTTCAAGATTCCTCGACCTTAGTTCGGACCTATCGAATCGATGTGCTTGATCCGTACCTGGACGCTATTTATGGATTTGAGGCCATTGACTCGGCTGATAACATAACGCGCTTCATCGATACCATCCCTGGTTTTATGATGTCCATCAACGGAGATCTCTCGCCTGTGACCACGTTCGATATGGGGCTCCAAGCGATCGGTACGCTAACGTGCGACACCATAGACTTGGTCAATCAAGGCGTGCAGAGTATATCCCTCCCGACTGTCTATGTGCAAGAGAACCTGTTCTTTTCAACTCCTCAACAGCAGTTCAGCATCCGGATAGATCCCTTGGGAGGCGGAGCACGCTTGATCGTGTGTTTTGAGCCCCTTGCAGCCGATACCACAGCAGTTCTGTCCGACACCATAGAGATCTATCAGGGCTGTTTGGTGCGGAAGATCGTTGTTGTTGGACGTGGGAAGGGACTTGAATATGCCGGTATCAGCCGGTGTAATGTGCCTGTAGATGCCACCACAACCACCCTAATAGGCGGCGTTACGGTTGTTCCGCAGCCGGCCAATGAGTGGATCACGCTTGTGCTGAGCCAACCGGCAGAGACTGTTGAGGTCAGGCTGGTGGACATATCCGGCATGACCGTCCTGCAGCGGACATGGCACGGGGCAGCCACAGAAGCCGTTCTTCTTGACGTGGCGGGGGTACCTCCCGGAGCCTATGGGTGCCACGTGATCACCCCCAATGGCGTTGCGAATACGGTCTGCGTTATCCGCTGA
- a CDS encoding metallophosphoesterase — MIRRHFITTLAAGLVLRPLKGLSALVPDPNLDFLVIGDWGTGGSLQKKVAQGMHNALAKPTVSGWPKFVLSTGDNIYPSGVTSAMDPQWVTKYEKIYKGLDLPWWSILGNHDHRGDPDAQVAYGKRNPQWNMPGRTWSKEFDIDGVTKVSLTALDTTPLLQKKDGWNVQLEWLERTLSESKAKRHIVAGHHPMRSYGHYGDTDFLVKNVKPILDKHSVALYCCGHDHDLQAIKHPDDHFGCLVSGGGGGSRPTIKGQHTKALLTGGGFASVSINSTDVRVTLHDVHGNNLGKMIL, encoded by the coding sequence ATGATCCGCCGACACTTTATCACCACCCTTGCTGCCGGACTAGTGCTTCGCCCCTTGAAAGGGCTTTCAGCACTGGTTCCGGACCCCAATCTCGATTTTCTTGTGATAGGAGATTGGGGGACCGGAGGCAGCCTTCAGAAAAAGGTGGCTCAGGGAATGCATAACGCGTTAGCCAAGCCAACGGTATCGGGCTGGCCTAAGTTTGTCTTGAGCACCGGAGATAACATCTACCCTAGTGGTGTTACTTCCGCCATGGACCCGCAATGGGTAACCAAGTATGAGAAGATCTACAAGGGTCTGGATCTTCCTTGGTGGTCTATCCTTGGAAACCACGACCATAGGGGTGACCCCGATGCCCAAGTGGCCTATGGTAAGCGCAATCCGCAATGGAATATGCCGGGTAGAACCTGGAGCAAAGAATTTGACATCGACGGTGTAACGAAAGTCTCCCTTACCGCTCTTGATACCACGCCGCTCCTTCAAAAGAAGGACGGTTGGAATGTTCAGCTTGAATGGCTTGAACGGACGTTGTCTGAATCGAAGGCCAAACGACATATCGTAGCCGGGCATCATCCAATGCGGAGTTATGGCCACTACGGAGACACGGATTTCCTTGTGAAGAATGTGAAGCCGATCCTCGACAAACACAGCGTTGCGCTATACTGCTGCGGTCACGACCATGACCTACAGGCGATCAAGCACCCGGATGATCACTTCGGCTGTCTTGTCTCGGGCGGTGGTGGCGGCAGTCGACCTACAATTAAGGGTCAACACACCAAGGCTCTTCTCACCGGAGGGGGCTTTGCATCCGTATCGATCAATTCAACTGATGTTCGTGTGACGTTACACGATGTTCATGGCAATAATCTGGGCAAGATGATCCTATGA
- a CDS encoding DUF3108 domain-containing protein, giving the protein MLSAVIRACCVLSLIIVGFTSAAAQDASYVYPGEELTYRVSYLNITLGTIKTIVEPFTTYNGKKAVKVKVYIDSHPNIPFVSLHAVYESWMDSTSSYSNKFTANTMVEENKWEFDQYIFDYDKKKIFADKFRDKQKIGSKTFDIKKRYNDGSSLLFAARSLLNVKKSLRLPTVIMDDTVNTVINFNGTKEAINIDASSYPVKTVFFSGDANWTGIYGLSGRFEGWFSDDEARVPIKAKMKLYVGSATIELQSWRRGKWQPPKAD; this is encoded by the coding sequence ATGTTGTCAGCTGTCATTCGCGCGTGTTGTGTCCTTTCACTGATCATTGTTGGATTCACATCCGCTGCAGCTCAGGATGCCAGTTATGTCTATCCAGGTGAAGAGCTCACGTACCGAGTATCGTATCTCAACATCACTCTTGGAACGATCAAGACAATTGTAGAACCGTTCACAACCTACAACGGCAAGAAGGCTGTGAAGGTGAAGGTCTACATCGACTCGCACCCGAACATCCCTTTTGTCTCTCTGCACGCCGTTTATGAATCGTGGATGGACTCCACTTCGTCATATTCCAACAAGTTCACAGCGAACACGATGGTGGAAGAGAATAAATGGGAGTTTGACCAATACATCTTCGACTATGACAAGAAGAAGATCTTCGCCGACAAATTCAGAGATAAGCAGAAGATCGGCTCAAAGACGTTCGATATCAAGAAGAGATATAACGACGGCAGCTCCCTCCTCTTTGCAGCACGTTCACTTCTAAATGTGAAGAAGAGTCTTCGACTACCCACGGTGATCATGGATGACACGGTGAATACTGTCATCAACTTCAACGGTACGAAGGAAGCGATCAATATCGACGCCTCTTCGTATCCGGTCAAGACGGTGTTCTTCAGCGGTGATGCCAATTGGACTGGCATCTATGGGCTTTCCGGACGCTTCGAAGGTTGGTTCAGTGATGATGAAGCGCGCGTCCCGATCAAGGCCAAGATGAAGCTCTACGTTGGATCTGCTACCATCGAATTGCAATCGTGGCGCAGAGGCAAGTGGCAGCCACCGAAGGCGGACTAA
- a CDS encoding TrmH family RNA methyltransferase yields MQKLTYEQLTEVRLTPEEASAATKHPIVAVLLDVRSLYNVGSIFRTADAFGIERLLLCGFTPAPPRSEISKTALGADSVVPFIVYKNVHEAIDQLKSTGYRVYAAEIAHGSLKPEDLGPEHFPLALVFGNELTGVPDEVLAACHGAVEIPMYGTKHSLNVAVAAGVLLSSAVHRYRETQS; encoded by the coding sequence GTGCAGAAACTCACCTACGAACAACTCACCGAGGTCCGGCTAACCCCCGAGGAGGCCTCCGCGGCCACAAAACACCCGATCGTAGCGGTCTTGCTCGATGTTCGCAGCCTTTACAACGTTGGATCGATCTTCCGCACAGCCGATGCCTTTGGCATAGAGCGCCTTCTCCTGTGTGGTTTTACTCCGGCCCCTCCTCGATCAGAGATCTCAAAAACCGCTCTTGGCGCAGATTCAGTGGTTCCGTTCATTGTCTATAAAAACGTTCATGAGGCGATCGATCAGCTCAAAAGCACCGGCTACAGGGTTTATGCTGCTGAGATCGCTCACGGATCGCTCAAGCCGGAAGATCTGGGACCTGAGCACTTTCCACTGGCGCTGGTCTTTGGCAATGAGCTTACCGGTGTCCCCGACGAAGTGTTGGCGGCCTGCCATGGGGCCGTCGAGATACCGATGTACGGTACCAAACACTCTCTTAATGTTGCAGTTGCCGCAGGAGTACTGCTTTCCTCCGCCGTTCACCGTTATCGAGAAACCCAGTCATGA